A segment of the Panacibacter ginsenosidivorans genome:
TTCATTGTTTGGCGATTGGATGGAGAAGTACGAGAATATTATTCAAATGGGAAAAGAGTTGCCACTGATTGATGAACAATATAAAACAGATGATAATTTAATCAAGGGTTGCCAGTCAAGAGTGTGGCTGCATGCGGATTACAAAGATGGCAATATTGTTTTCACTGCAGACAGTGATGCTATTATTACAAAAGGTTTGGTGAGCATGGTAGTTCGTGTATTATCGAATCACACACCAAATGAAATTGTAAATGCTGATCTTTATTTTGTTGACCAGATTGGTTTGAAAGAACATCTTTCTGTTACACGTTCAAACGGTTTGCTTTCAATGATAAAGCAAATGAAAATGTATGCGCTTGCATTGCAAACCAAAGAAAACGCAAATTGATATGATTGATAAAATAAACATGGAAATAAAGATCATAGAAGCGTTGCAAACAGTTTATGATCCTGAATTACCGGCCAATATTTATGATCTTGGTTTGGTGTACTCAATTGATATAAGTGATACGGGTTATGTAAATATCAAAATGACATTAACCGCACCTGGCTGCCCTGTGGCCGGTGAAATTATAATGGATGTAGATAGTAAAGTGCGTAACGTAGAAGGCGTGAGTGATGTAAATGTAATGCTCACATTCGATCCGCCATGGAACAGGGATATGATGACAGAAGAAGCCAAACTGGAGCTTGGCTTCTTATAATTTTTTCAGAACATTAGTGACGAATAAACTTTTCCGCTACACAAGATTTTTCTTTATGTAATTATAGCTGGTAGTAATACTATCAAAAGGAGATCCCGGGCATTTATCCTGCTCTACAAAAAAGTATTTCAATCCCGCAGTCTTGGCATTTTCAAATATTTTTTTGAAATCAATTGTTCCGTTTCCTACTTCTGTAAATGCCTGCTCGGGTGTTTTGTCCATATCTTTTACATGCCATAAAGGAAACCTTCCCGGATGTTGTTTAAACATTTCAATAGGATCATGTTTTGCTTTTGTTATCCAGTAAAGATCTATTTCCATTTTTACAAGATCCTTGTCTGTATTATTCAATATTATATCGTATGGCAGTTGACCATCCTGCGCAGCAAATTCAAAATCATGATTATGGTAGCATAATTGAATACCGGCTTTTTTGCAGACTTCGGCAGATTTATTTAACGTAGCAGCCAATTGTTTGTAATGATCAATGTTGCCACGCTCCTGTTCAGATAACCAGGCGCACACCATGTGCTTTATTCCAACAGCTGCAGCATCATCTACGGCTTTGTCCCACTCATGCAGCATGGTACCTTTTGTATCTGCGCCATTTGCTTTCTCCTCACCCAATCTGTAATGCGCGCTGGGAATTATCAGGTTATTTTGCTTAAGCGTATCAGCAAAAGTTTTGGCATCCATACCATAAAACAACTGCGATCCTGTGTATGTGGCTGCTTCTATTGAATTGTAACCAATTTGTGCAACTTTAGCAAGTGTTCCTGCCGGATCTTTCTCCATTGCATCCCTTACCGTATATAATTGTAGTCCGATGTAAGAAGTCTTATATTCAAAAAAGGAAGGTCGTATAAGAAGACTGGCTGATGCAACACCTGTTGTCTTCAGAAAGGAACGTCTCGTTGTCATATGCTAAGTTTAATCGTTAAAGAACTTTTACTGGCAAAAGCTAACACAGATCAAAGTACTAACATTTACTTTCATTGCAATCAACAGGGATAATTTATTTTTTAGCCCGGCACCAATATCTTATGGCATCGGCTCTTGCGTCGCACTCTTGCACATGTTGTACCTTATTCGTCACAGAACAACAAGACAAGTAAGTTTATTATTTAACCAGGTCTGTTGTCATCACTTCATTACTCAGAAGTTCACCAAATACTTCCCATTTCTTTTCAGCAGAAGCATCGCCACCTTTAGCAGTAATATATTGCCCTACAAGATCTTTTCCGTAATTGTAGTTGATAATATAACTCCTGTTCTTACGGATAAAATCAATCGATTTCTTTGCAGTCTCATCATTCATCAAACAATAATCTTCCAACCATTGAATAGCTTGCGCTTCAGTCATAGAGTTATTCAATAAACCTCTGCCAACTTCATTCCGTGCATAGTTCAATTCATCTTTTAACTCCAGTGCCTTAAAATAAAGATCAATGCCTGTTGTATCAAGGCCTGCCAGTGGCAACAAAACATTTTTTGCAAACGTCACTTTCTCATCGCCTGGAAATGCAACCGCTATACCATAATTAGCGCTACCTTCTGCAATCAAAGACTGCGGGCTAAACAATGGATACAATGATATCTCTACCCAGCCTTTATCCCTGTATAAATTTTTCTCCAATAACATATTATATACATGATGCCCCGGGTAACTTTCATGACTACCTACATCAATTGCACGATCAATAAAGATCTGAAGGTCTGTATTGATTTGTATCACACTCCTGTAATTCCCTTTGTACCAGTTGTAGCCACCCCATGGTTTATTGTTTACATATTCCAAAGAAAAATTTTCTTCAGCCGGCAATGTATAATGTTGCATGGTACGTTTCCTGCATTCAGCTATAGCTGTTTTGAAAACTGTATCCAGCTTATCTTTCGGAATAATAAAATGATTGGCCAGTTGCTGAAACCTGTCATTGATACTTCCTTTGCCCCTCAGCAGACTATCCAGCCTTGCAACGATCTGTTTGTAATGCAACGAATCATATAAAGGCGCAGACACACCATACAGGTCTTTCGATTCTTCATCGAAAGTTGAAGCCTCACCTGCAAATATTTTTATCCTTCTTTCAAATGCTTTTAACTGCGCCTGTATCCATGCAGCACGTTTGGAGAGTGTATCATTATTTGAAAAACTGTTTAAAGCATTACGCAATGTATCAACAGCGGCAAGCAAACTATCTTTAGGAAAAGCGGCATCCGGCGCTGCTGTTGGCTTTAAAGAATCCGGGCCATAATAGGCATCTACAAAATCCGCATCATACTGACCGATAGTTAAACCAAGCCGTACATATTGTTCAGCCAGTGCATTTAGTTTTGCAGCATCATTTACTGAAGACTTTTCCCCGCAGGAAATAAGCCATAACATTAGAACAGGAAAAATTATTTTATACATAGCATTTGATATGAAGAAAATGAAGTTACGGTTGCATCAATAATATTGTTTATACTTTATAGTTGGGTGGTTAGAAGAATTGCATATATGAATTTCGCTGCATAAAGAATTTACTGCACAAGTGTGCGACGCAACGAAAGCCTTATAGTAATTCAAAAGCTGTGTACATAACAATCACCAACTGCTTCCTCCACCGCCACCAAATCCGCCGCCACTAAATCCTCCTCCCCCGCTGAAACTGCCACCACTGCTGCCGCTGCTGCCGGGTGAGCTATAAAATGTACTTGACATTTGGTTCATAGAATTATTTAAACTACTCATGAACATGACTGTGTTGAATGTTGTATAATTACCCACATACCAGTTTGGCGGTGGAATATCAAGACCTTCCAGTTTATCTTTCCATGTATCTGCAATACCAAACACAATGGCATAAGGTAATATCTTGTCAAAATAATGCTCATCCTGCTTTAGAAATTCTTTCAACCGATCTTTCTCCACAGCTTTCAAAAATTCTTTAAAGCCGAGTAGTTTTTGATACAGATCTGTACCTTTTCTCGTTTTCTTTCGCATGAATATGCCGAAAAACATTATAATAATACCGCTTGATAAAAATGCAACACCTGTCCATGCATAACCTTCCAATGCGCCGAACAATACAGCACCACCATATACTATAAATGCAAGGCTAAACACCATAAATAAACAGCCCGTTGTTGCAGAACCTTTTACATAATACTCATCTCTTTTTATTTCAGCTTCTACCTGGCTTTTTGCTGTGTTCATTGATTTGTACAACACATTTTTTAATGAACTTAGTTTTACATTATCGCCTGACGCAAAAATTCCATTGAATAATGTTTGTTCAAAATCTTTTGCAGTTGCAGGTAATTCTTTCAGTTTTATAAAAGTGTATTCTTTATCTTTTATTAAACCAAGCAATGAACTTTTTTCTGTTTCTTCTATTTTTAAATACCCGCCTGCACCCCAGTAGGGTACCAATGCTGTAAGGTCTCTCCTGTTCAGTGTATCATCAATTACATAACCTGAAATACTTGGGCTTACATTTTCAGGCGGATAAAACTCTGTTTGCACTGTTGGCTTTTCATCTTTACCCCATTTCTTCCAGATCAAAAACATACCAATGAAAACACCCAGGGGCAGTATCATCCACGCAATGCCAAGCAAGCTGTAATCCTGTTCTGTTAGAAAATCTTTGGGTAATCCAATGCCAACTGTTAATCCTTCATGATAAACAAGTACCGTAGTGGTATGTCCCGTTAATATTTTATTATCTGTCCAGTTTGATACCGTATTATTCCGCTGCGAACCTGTTGCACCTGTTGCCACAAAATAATCCGGCGTGCCGGGTAGCGTATCATATAACGATACGGTGAAGTTTACAGAGTCTATTGTTGTTTCCCATTTGTCGCCAATGATGTTGAAATATAATTCCGCATGATCTTTAAAAAAGTTTATAGCATTCAGCATGCGGTAATGAATTACATACTGCTGATCGCCATCAACCACCTTATCTGCAGAACCGATCTTGATAGATTTATAATCACCATCTGTACTTACTTCATAATCCCATCCATCAACTTTTACATTCTCTATGATCGTATGTGAGTAGCGGCCAGACTCCAGTTGCCTGTCTGCTTTTTCTGCACCCTCAGGCAACGATTGTAATTTATATCTGAAAGGGATGGCGCGGATAATGCCATGCCTCGCTTCTGTGAAATGAACATTGATAGTTTCATCCACATCAAGCGATGCATCCTTATTTACATGTACTGTAACATCATATTGCCTGATGGTAAAGTATTCCTGTGCTGTTGCAATGTTGGCGAGGGCAAATAAAATAAAAAGGGATACAACTATTTTTTTCACGCAAATGCTCTTTTAAAATTTTACTTCTACATTTTTTGCTTCCTGTTTGTCTTCCAGTTCAAAGAATTCTCTTGGCTTAAAACCGGTCATGTTTGCCAATATCACACCCGGAAATTGTTGAATAGATGTATTATAATCTCTTACGGTTGCATTGTAGTACCGGCGTGCATTACCAAGATCGCCTTCTATATTTTGCAATGCTGTTTGCAGTTCAAGAAAATTCTGGTTTGCTTTCAGGTCAGGATAATTTTCTGCGATAGCCAGTAAACCACGCAAAGCACCACTAAGGTTTTGGTTGGCCTGTGCAGCAGCCTGTACATCTCCTGCAGGTACTGCTACTGCTGCATTACGCGCCTGCACTACTTTTTCAAGTGTCTGGCTTTCGTGTGCCGCATAACCTTTTACGGTGTTCACCAGGTTGGGAATAAGATCAAAACGTTTTTTCAGGAACACATTAATATCGCTCCAGCTATTGTCGATCTTGATCCTTGCTTTTACAAAACCATTGTACATGCCCACAAACCATAAGAGCAATAAAACAATTATGCCGAGAATGATCCAGAGTGCCATAGTAAAATATTTATTGGTAAAAGAATTGGTTGCAAAATCGTTAAGCGTTCGTTATTGCAATGTAATGATTTTAATAAGAAGAAGAATTTTTATGGGACAAGCTGAAGTATTTTATGGCGTCGGCTGTTGCGTCGCACACTTGTACATTCGGTTAATGTTTTAGATGAATAAACCTTAGTACAATAATGAGAAGCGATGGAACAGTTTACTTCTTTCATTCCCACAATGTTACCTGCAAGGAGCGCTTTGAGTTATGAGTAATATCAAATGCTGCTATCATCATTCAATGCAATAAATTTGTACTGCGATTGTTGCACCTATTTTATCACTTCAATTAAACCGTTATGGAAAATAAAGAAAAATTAGAAGAACTGAATAAAGCCAAATTAGAAAAGGTAGACGAAATGCTGCAATCAAAAACTGAGCTAAGCGAAGAACAGCATGAGAAAATAAGTGAAGCAAAAAAAGAATGGCAGGCTTCGTGGAATAAGTTTTTAGAATTGCTTTTAGTTTTAGAGAAACTTGAAATATAATGGTTTCCGTCTCCACAACATTCCCTGTAAGGAACGCTTTGGATTAAGAGTAATATTTAAAATTCATATCAACGATACCGCAGCGTCCTCGGCCAAAGCACAAACCTATACGAGTGATACTGCGGAAACCTCAGGTTAATATTTGCTTTGCGGCATAAAGATATAAACGTACAAGTGAGTGACACAACAGGTGATGCCACGAAGAACATACAGCCCGCCCCATAAATTTTATTCTTTCGATAATTGCTTTTTATTATTAAATTTATTTCAGCAATCAACAGAAAGGCTCTGGTTTAACCCCGGCAATTTCCCCGTTCCGTACGTTTCTAAAACCCCTATAATATGACCACGAAAATTATCGGCTATCTTGGATGGGCAATTGTTTTGTCCGTTTCATTTTATTTTATCTACAACAATGTTTTTAATTATTTCAGTTACGACAAAACACATTATAGCGACGGTGGTTTCTGGCCCTCGTATGCTCCTTTCCTTCTTGCGCATGTTGTGTTTGGAATGATAGCCCTGTTACTGGGCCCGTTGCAGTTTATACCTGCCATTAGAAAAAAATATGTAAAAACACATCATACAATTGGAAAGATCTATCTTATCAGTATTCTAATTGCCGCATCTGCTTCGTTGTATCTGTCTATCGATAAAGTGATCATTACAGAAAAGGGAATAAACTTTGGAACAGGCCTTATGGGGCTTGCCATCGCCTGGCTGCTTACATCAGGTATGGCTTACTGGAGCATACGGCACAGAAACTTTGCGCAACACCGCGAATGGATGGTAAGAAGTTTTGTTGTTACTACCGCATTTGCCAGTTTCAGGCTGTTTAATAATACACTGATCGACGATTTTCATATCGACCCAAATGCTACCAGCGATGTAATGTCATGGGCATGCTGGGCATTTCCATTGCTTATTACAGAAGTAGTTTTGCAGGCAATAAAAATACGCAGAGGTTATGCGGCTCTTTCAAAAAAACAACAGCAGAATGTTGTAAAAGCAGTCTAATGTTCTCAGCCAAAACGCAACCTGTGCGAATGACACAGGGCTAAAACTTCCTGCGCTTTTATTCCGGCAGCAGAAAGCCAAGACTGAAGCTATCTCGAATACCGTCCAGTAAAGCTTTTATATAAAAGAAGGTTACCAGCCTTGTTGGGTCGCGGTCATAATCTATTTTACCTGTTCTTTTTTTTACAGGCGTTGAGGCATCTTTAGTTTTTGGAATAATAAAATTGTGCAACGCAAAAGTGGGTAACCATGCGGTCTTATTTTCCTTACCGTTATTTTTCAATTTATCTATTACAAGGTCATGATATGCGCCGATAATTTCTCCCTTTGCTTTTTTGCTGTTAGCAGAAAAGTTGAACGATAAATGATCAAGCACCCCACTTTCAATATGAAATTGTCCCAGGTTCTCTGCGGATGGGTTAAGCGCGGTAAGATGTAAATCTTCAATAGCGCCTTTTATATCTTCATTGCCTGTTGGCAAATCAAGATCGATACTGGCATGTATATTTCCCGCATTCATGATACTGCCTTTTACACTTGCAGTAAGAACAGACTTGTTATTTTTATCCTGCCTGTTAAAAAATGGCTGCATACTGATACTGATATGGGCAATTTTTATAAACCCGGTTTGATTACCCTTCTTTGGAAATTCTTCTGAAGTTACTGTGGCATCTGTAAGTTTAAAATGACTGATGTAAACATCTGCAGGAATCATTTTCAGGTAATCAGCAGATGTTGGCTGCTGTTTCATTAGCCGTGGCAGACGCCTGTCGCGGAAAACATAAACAACGCTTTGGTTAATGTTTAAATTTGCAGCGATAAATTTTTTCTTACGTAGTTTCATTACATCAAGTCCGTCAACTTTTACAGATGAAACTGTGGCACGTATATGATCTGCCTGGTGATGCAGCTTTTGCCCGAGTTGAAATTTACCAAGGTCTGGTATAAGGTTTACCGAATCAATCAGCAGCGTAGAATCTTTACTGTTTAAAGCTATCTTTTTTATATGAACAGTATGATAGCCGGGCAATGCATAATTTACATCAGTCAGCGCACATTGAACATTTGAAAAATGAATACTGTCTGCTGAAAAATCAGCACCCAGATGGGCAACGTACAGATCCTCTAAAATTATCTCTCCGTTCAATAAATCTTCCTGCTTATCATCGTTTAGTTCTTGTACTGTTGTATTTAATAATTCTACTTTGTCAAAGAACAGATTTTCGAAAGGCAGTTTAATTGCAGAAAATATCCGGGAACTAACTGAATCCTTTTTATCATAGAGGTAAGGGTCTAATTTTATACGGCCATTTTTTAGCTGTAATAAAGATGCACTGAAGTTTTTACCCGAAATAAGTTTAAAGTAATTTATACCGCCAATATGCAATACCGGGAAATACAAATCATGTGTATGTTTTTTATGTGCTGTATCAGGATGGTATTTGATAGAAAGACTATCTATATCTATAGAGCCGGAAAGTAAACTTATATGCACATCACTATAACCCGCATTTGCCACCGGCTGAAATTGTTTCGTTAAATCATACAGTCTTTTTTTTAGTATGCTTTTTAAAATCATATTACCAACTACCAGCAAAAGCAATAGAGCAGTTAAACTGATCATCCATCTAATCCATATTTTTTTCTTTTTAGTGTGCATGAGGAAGTATATGACCTGTTACCATTTCGTCCTGGTAACAGGTTGCAATTGAAATGCCGAAGATTTAAGCCATGCAGGTCAGCGACTTAAAAGTTAAAAACCCTATCATCCCCACCTGGTGAAGAAAATATTGCCCAATACAGGAATACTTAAGTCATAGTTTGTTAAACATTCTTTTTAAAAATACAGCAAGTGCGATACTATAATTTTGAGCCCATCTATTGTACTTGTGGCATCGCCTGTTGCGTCGCACCCTTGTACACAAGAATGCAAATGAACAATGAGCACTGACTATCCTTATCCTTTTTATCAATAATTTCAACTGTTGCATTGCGGTGATTTATAAGGCCATCAAGACCGAGACGTGTTTGGGTTAATTGCAATCCTTTTGACTGATGGAGATTATTTTCTTTTTTAAATTTATTTTGTTTCGACATTTCCCTTCCAAGGCACCCTGAGAACAGCAACAACAGGGGCAAACAAATAAGCTTTCGTAAATTATTTTTTTTCATTGCTATTTTTTTATAATGAATAGTATGAAATGCTGAGGTTAGAGCTAAACAATCAAACAAGGCTGAAAGCCTGTAAATTGGCAAATGAATCATTTGAATTAATATTTCTTTTCCAAGGGAAAATAGATGACAGGCAGCGCAGGATAAAATACAGGATGTGAAAATAATATCACTGATTAATGGCAATTGGCCAGGGTATATTCATTTCGATTTGTTCATTATTGTTATGAACCAACAAGTGTGCGACGCAACAGAAGATGATATCAGCAATACAGATAGGTACAAAATGCCAGTTGTGTAATACCTTACCGACACTCATCAAACAGGATCTTTGCTGTATTGAAAAACGCTTATCTTCAACACTTCCAAAAATTTTAACTGATGAAACAATTTATAAGTGCAGTTATTTTATTTGCAGCGATTATTGGATGTAACAGCAATACACAACCAGGTGCAAAAGCTGATACAGATGCTGCCTTTCAAAAACTTGCAAATGATTACCTGGACGGCTACTTTGCTGCAAGACCACTTTATGCAGTTTCGCTTGGATTTCATGAAGGTTACGATGGCAAAGTGCCTGATTACAGCAAAGCCGCACTGGATGCGGAATTGAGCCGACTCAAAGGTTTTGATTCGCAGCTTAATTCCATTGATACCACAGGCTTAAGCAATCAGAATTTTATGGACTTCCGTATTCTCCGTAACGCCATTAAGAGCGAGATATTGAATATAGAAGATGAACATATATACACGCACAATCCAATGACATATGCAGGTGCAATTGATGTGAATACTTACGTTAAGCGTGACTTTGCACCGCTGGAAGAGCGTCTGAAATATATTATTTCAACGGAGAGAGTAATACCTGCATTATTTGCCGCTGCCAAAACCAACCTGGAAGATTCATTACCAAAACCATTCATTGAAACAGCCATACAAATTGCAGAAGGTAATGCAGGTTTTTTAAAAGGCGATCTGCTTACTGCATTGAAAGATGTGAAGAATGATACGCTGATAGCTGTATTTAAAAAAGTAAATGATACTGCCATAAAAGCTTATGATAATTTTGTGCAATGGCTTACCAAAGAAAAACTACCAAAGGCAACGAATCATTACGCCATTGGCAAAGAGAATTATAAAAAAATGTTGCTGTATAGTGAAGGTATTACTATGGAGCCTGAACAAATTTTGGCAATTGGTATGCAGGAGTTAAAAAAAGAACAGGCTGAATTTAATGCCGCTGCAAAGATCATTAATCCCAATAAAAAGCCTGTGGATGTTTATCACGACCTACAGAACGATCATCCAACAGCAGACAGTCTTATACCTGTAGTTAAAGAACACCTGGAAAGTATCAGGCAATTTTTAATAGATCATAAAATATGCAGCATACCTTCCGAAGTACGTGTTGGTGTAAAAGAAACGCCGCAATATGCAAGAGCAACAAGTACTGCTTCAATGGATGTTGCAGGGCCTTTTGAAAAGAAAGCAACTGAATCTTATTATTACGTTACACCTGTTAATGCATCATGGAATGCAAAACAAAAAGAAGATTGGTTGCACCAGTTTGATTATTACACTACAGATAATGTAACCATTCATGAAGCTTATCCCGGGCATTATATGCAGGGCCTGCATTTGAACGCTTCCAATGCAACAAAAATCGAAAAGATATTTGGCAGTTATGCATACGTAGAGGGCTGGGCTCATTACTGTGAAAAGATGATGGTGGATGAAGGCTTTGGCGGCACAGACAGTGTTACTGCCGCAAAGCATCGGCTTGCGATGAGCGGCGATGCATTGTTGCGCATCTGCCGTTTATGTAACTCTGTTAAAATACATTGTCAGGGCGCAACAATTGAAGAGGGTACAAAATTTTTTATGGACAACTGGTACCAGGGCGAAAAGCCATCTTACCAGGAATCATTACGTGGCAGCTTTGATCCCGGTTATTTATTTTATACAGTAGGAAAGTTAGAAATACAAAAACTAAGAAAGGATTATCAACAACAGGAAGGCAGCAATTTTTCGTTACAAAAATTCCATGATGCAATGATGGATAATGGTATGCCCCCGGTTATCATGTTAAGAGAAATATTATTAAAGGACAAAAGCAAGTGGAACGAAATTTTGTAAATGCATCTTTAAAATTACCATCAGTAAGAAGGAATTTATTTTGATGCCAGCTTTAGTATGGATGGCATCGTTCCTTGCGTCGCACTCTTTTACATTTTATTCTTCGCTGAACTATTAGATACCGATACAGATATTCAGGCTTTTCAGAACTATAGGCCTGCATTTCAAATTTTCACAATCTTACCGATTAGTCTTTGCCGCTATGTGGCTTTCTATGTTATATACGCGCTACAGGATTCAGGGTTTTCGCCGCAATGGCAGAAAATTTCCGTACCTTTACCGGAATCTGCCGAAAACAGTAGCAACTTTTCCTCAGATAAACGTCTCTCCACCACTACTTTCCTTTAATTGAACAAATATTATTTCAAACAAAACAGTAATACACTATGGCAGAAACATGGAACAAGAAAGAAAGAATAAAGAAAAAACAACAACAGAAAAAAGAAAAAGCGGAAAAGAAACAGGAAAGAAAAGATAATTCAAGGGATGGCAACAACCTTGAAAGCATGATTGCCTACCTGGATGAAAATGGCAATCTTACTTCCCAACCACCGGATCCACGCAAAAAAATAACGGTAAAAGCCGAGGACATTGAGATTGGTGTACCGAAACACCAGCCAGTTAACCCTGAGGATCTCATAAGAAAAGGAACAGTTACTTTTTTTAACGATGCAAAGGGATATGGCTTTATAAAAGACGCTGATTCGAATGAAAGCGTTTTTGTACACATCAATTCTTTGACGGAAGAAATCAGAGAAAATAATAAAGTAACGTTTGAAGTAGAGATGGGCCCCAAAGGTGCCAATGCAATAAATATAAAACTGGTGAAATAGACCCGGAGACATTTAAAAAACCGAGTAAATATAAAAGAGATTTCCGCCCACACAGCGTTACCTGCAAGGAACGCTGTTTTGTTTTATAATACTGCAGCTAAAGCATATTATACAAACAGCTTTTCCGGCCCACCCAAAATATCATATAATTTCGTTAGCAGTTCATTATTGTTATGAACGTACAAGTGAGTGACACAACGATGCTAAATAGCGGGCTGAAGCCGGGAATAGAAAAACCTTTCGCATTGTTATAAAGTTACCTGCAGTATTTGCTGAAACAATTTGTACATTGAGTATCGGCGTTCAGGAAAATTATTTAGCATTATTATCACAGATAAAAGCTTGCGCATGAATAAATTTTTTTCTTTAAGCTGCATCATTCTTTTATTCCATATTATGTATGCAGCCAATGCTCAGGATACCATCAGAAAATCGGGTCCGGTAAGTTTTAAGAAACATAGCATCAGTAAAATATTTGTTTCTGAAGGTGCAGCAACCGGTGAAATAATGATGGGAAAACTGACATACTTGCCGGAAATTATTGGTATGAAGCACCTCATTGGACCCCTCACGTCTTACATGCCGACACGCTGAACCCTGTGCCTGAATACAGTACAACTTTTTTAAATTTCTGCATGGACGTAAATAATGATGGATGGGCTGACCTGATAAGATTCGATGTGCCCGGTGGTGTTTGTGTCTGGTATGAAAATAACAAAAATAAAAAAGGGCTATGGCAAAGGCACATGATACTGCCATATGCAGGTATTGAGAACCCTGCATTTGTTGATGTTGATAAAGATGGCAGAAATGATATTATTTGTAATGATACATTGGCGAAAGAAGTGATATGGCTAAAATCGCCTGTTGAAAAAAAAGATACGGTGTGGCAGCGTTTTGTAATAAGTCATGACAAGTTTATAGCAACCAACCGGTACACACATGGTCTTGGTTGGGGTGATGTAAATAAAGATGGAAGGAATGATGTGATCATTAAAAGCGGCTGGTGGGAATCTCCTTTAAATGTTACAGATGCAGACTGGAGATTTCATCCTGCTGATCTTGGTGAAGATTGCGCTAATATGTTTGTACTAGATGTGGACGAAGATGGAGATAATGATATCATCAGTTCTTCTACACACAACTACGGTGTTTGGTGGCATGAACAAAAGATAGATGCCCGGGGAAATGTAACATGGGAAACGCATGAGATAAGTATACTGTTTTCCCAGTCTCATTCGCTTGCCATGGTTGATATGAACGCAGATGGGCAGCCTGATCTTGTAACAGGCAAACGTTATCGTGCACATAATAATGGCGATCCCGGCGCTTTTGAGCCAGGCGTTTTATATTGGTTTGAATTTAAGCCAGGCAAAAATCCACAATGGATACCTCATGAGATTGATGATAATTCTGGCATAGGAAATAGTTTCGTAGTTAAGGACATTAATAATGA
Coding sequences within it:
- a CDS encoding SufE family protein: MTINEIQDELIEEFSLFGDWMEKYENIIQMGKELPLIDEQYKTDDNLIKGCQSRVWLHADYKDGNIVFTADSDAIITKGLVSMVVRVLSNHTPNEIVNADLYFVDQIGLKEHLSVTRSNGLLSMIKQMKMYALALQTKENAN
- a CDS encoding iron-sulfur cluster assembly protein, producing the protein MIDKINMEIKIIEALQTVYDPELPANIYDLGLVYSIDISDTGYVNIKMTLTAPGCPVAGEIIMDVDSKVRNVEGVSDVNVMLTFDPPWNRDMMTEEAKLELGFL
- a CDS encoding sugar phosphate isomerase/epimerase family protein, which produces MTTRRSFLKTTGVASASLLIRPSFFEYKTSYIGLQLYTVRDAMEKDPAGTLAKVAQIGYNSIEAATYTGSQLFYGMDAKTFADTLKQNNLIIPSAHYRLGEEKANGADTKGTMLHEWDKAVDDAAAVGIKHMVCAWLSEQERGNIDHYKQLAATLNKSAEVCKKAGIQLCYHNHDFEFAAQDGQLPYDIILNNTDKDLVKMEIDLYWITKAKHDPIEMFKQHPGRFPLWHVKDMDKTPEQAFTEVGNGTIDFKKIFENAKTAGLKYFFVEQDKCPGSPFDSITTSYNYIKKNLV
- a CDS encoding DUF2207 domain-containing protein; translation: MKKIVVSLFILFALANIATAQEYFTIRQYDVTVHVNKDASLDVDETINVHFTEARHGIIRAIPFRYKLQSLPEGAEKADRQLESGRYSHTIIENVKVDGWDYEVSTDGDYKSIKIGSADKVVDGDQQYVIHYRMLNAINFFKDHAELYFNIIGDKWETTIDSVNFTVSLYDTLPGTPDYFVATGATGSQRNNTVSNWTDNKILTGHTTTVLVYHEGLTVGIGLPKDFLTEQDYSLLGIAWMILPLGVFIGMFLIWKKWGKDEKPTVQTEFYPPENVSPSISGYVIDDTLNRRDLTALVPYWGAGGYLKIEETEKSSLLGLIKDKEYTFIKLKELPATAKDFEQTLFNGIFASGDNVKLSSLKNVLYKSMNTAKSQVEAEIKRDEYYVKGSATTGCLFMVFSLAFIVYGGAVLFGALEGYAWTGVAFLSSGIIIMFFGIFMRKKTRKGTDLYQKLLGFKEFLKAVEKDRLKEFLKQDEHYFDKILPYAIVFGIADTWKDKLEGLDIPPPNWYVGNYTTFNTVMFMSSLNNSMNQMSSTFYSSPGSSGSSGGSFSGGGGFSGGGFGGGGGSSW
- a CDS encoding LemA family protein; this encodes MALWIILGIIVLLLLWFVGMYNGFVKARIKIDNSWSDINVFLKKRFDLIPNLVNTVKGYAAHESQTLEKVVQARNAAVAVPAGDVQAAAQANQNLSGALRGLLAIAENYPDLKANQNFLELQTALQNIEGDLGNARRYYNATVRDYNTSIQQFPGVILANMTGFKPREFFELEDKQEAKNVEVKF
- a CDS encoding DUF2306 domain-containing protein, which gives rise to MTTKIIGYLGWAIVLSVSFYFIYNNVFNYFSYDKTHYSDGGFWPSYAPFLLAHVVFGMIALLLGPLQFIPAIRKKYVKTHHTIGKIYLISILIAASASLYLSIDKVIITEKGINFGTGLMGLAIAWLLTSGMAYWSIRHRNFAQHREWMVRSFVVTTAFASFRLFNNTLIDDFHIDPNATSDVMSWACWAFPLLITEVVLQAIKIRRGYAALSKKQQQNVVKAV
- a CDS encoding DUF748 domain-containing protein, whose translation is MHTKKKKIWIRWMISLTALLLLLVVGNMILKSILKKRLYDLTKQFQPVANAGYSDVHISLLSGSIDIDSLSIKYHPDTAHKKHTHDLYFPVLHIGGINYFKLISGKNFSASLLQLKNGRIKLDPYLYDKKDSVSSRIFSAIKLPFENLFFDKVELLNTTVQELNDDKQEDLLNGEIILEDLYVAHLGADFSADSIHFSNVQCALTDVNYALPGYHTVHIKKIALNSKDSTLLIDSVNLIPDLGKFQLGQKLHHQADHIRATVSSVKVDGLDVMKLRKKKFIAANLNINQSVVYVFRDRRLPRLMKQQPTSADYLKMIPADVYISHFKLTDATVTSEEFPKKGNQTGFIKIAHISISMQPFFNRQDKNNKSVLTASVKGSIMNAGNIHASIDLDLPTGNEDIKGAIEDLHLTALNPSAENLGQFHIESGVLDHLSFNFSANSKKAKGEIIGAYHDLVIDKLKNNGKENKTAWLPTFALHNFIIPKTKDASTPVKKRTGKIDYDRDPTRLVTFFYIKALLDGIRDSFSLGFLLPE